ATGGGCACAGATGTTTTTTGGGGTAAAAAAATGGTACTTTTCTATAATAGTTTGAAATAGCCCATGaacttgggaaaataaaaaataagcttaaatttgaaatttcatCTCACTCTAAAGTAGTTCAGAGTAATATGAACAATTTGCAACAAAAAACCCCGATGCTTCAAACCTGCTACTTCTGCCCAATATCATTGAAGGTAAAAAATTTTGTTAGACAAGCTTCAGCTATCATCCTGCATTAAGTGACCAAGTGATACATAGCATTAACCCTGAGAGATGTCTCTAGTTATGTATTTCTGCCTCCAGGCATGGTGGCAAAGGAAAGCACAGCGGTGTGGACGTCATCTGTTCTGATGGAGCCACGGTGTACGCTCCTTTCAGCGGGCAGCTCTCGGGACCCATCCGATTCTTCCATAATGGAAATGCCATCGATGATGGAGTCCAGATCAGGGGATCAGGCAAGTAATTAACAGCAGGTGTGCTGTGAGGTGTGCACAAGTAATCATTTCATTTACTTGAGCAAGGTTTCTGTGGTTCTTCAATTCAGGCACCATGTTGATTAATCTTGCACCCTCTCTAGCACGCTGAATTATTGGAAGACAGCACCAGCAGGATGTAGTCCTTTCCTATGCTTTTcttggagaggaggaaagaaaggagttGAAAAACATGTAGCAGGAAAATAACAACCCCAAATCAAAAAATaggaaacagtaaaaataaagcacCGGAAATACGTCCTCAGTTTTGCTGAGAGGATGTTTTCCCATCTCTATTTTCagctccctttttttctttttgccctgGCAAATACAGTAATTTTGATTTCACCGTTGTTGGTACCTTGACTACATTTCTGCTTTATCCTAACAATCTCCAGTAAGAGACTGGCAGGGAATGCTTCTTGCTCACCCCAGGAGCAGATGCAGCTGATGTTTCCTGACCTCGCTTCCTCTCCCGTCTCTCCCAGGTTACTGTGTGAAGCTTGTCTGCATTCACCCCATCCGGTACCACGGCCAAATCCGCAGAGGGCAACAACTCGGGAAAATGCTGCCAATGCAAAAAGTATATCCTGGCATTATTTCTCATATCCACGTTGAGAACTGCGACCACTCTGATCCTACTCATCTGCTTACGCCtggtaaaaaaacccttaacaacaaaaaaagcaactcAGAACAAGAGTAGATTTGCACTCTAGGACCTGTGATagtatttttgaatttttttatttaaagcatgGTTCTTCTACGAAATAACCCTAATCTAGAAAATAACCATACATCTTAGTTCTACATTCCATTTACATTTCCTAAAGGATGACAAATTTTATGGGGGGGAAATCCAACTACAAGCATGGGATGTCATTCCAGTATGTTCTTACCTAACTGTAAATCAAACATCGTAGTTGCAAACATGTAAGTGCTAAAACTACCTAGAAGTTAACTTTGATGTGCTGTGTTCCTTTATTTCAAAGCTGTTCCACCATTGCCACAACAGGAGAGAGGCTGGgctgcagtgtgtgctgggAACCCTACCAACGAGATAAGAGGCTGCGATAGGTATGGCTGTGGATACTACGGAGCTCCAAGGTAATACAATAATTGGAACACATGGGGTTTCTTCCATTAGAGTTGAATTCTGTTTAGGTCATGTAAGAATTACAGCTTtgaaggtttagattggacatgAGGAAACTTTTAGGCTGCCCACATTGCTCAAAACACCTCTCTAGACTAAGCCATGCCTGACCTGACCTAATGTTGGGAACACTCCTGACTCAAGGGGAAAGTTGGACTTGATGTGCTTCAGACAACCAAACTTTCTGTGactatggatttttttaaagacctgGAAGAAAGGTGTTTTTCTCCAACTCTTACAGGTCATCCACCCTACGTGGCATTTCATCACCTACACCTTTGCAGATCCTTCAGCCAGTTTACTGACACTATTTCTGTCCTAACAACGCATTTCCAGATCTCACCGTGTGCTGCCTGACCTCTCTCTGCAACACTGGGCCTGACCAGAGATTTCTGTAAtgatgtgtttgttttcagacGCAATGGCAAAGGGAAGCACCGGGCAGTGGATGTCATCTGTGCTGACGGGGCAACTGTGTACGCTCCCTTCTCTGGCCAGCTCTCTGGGCCTGTTAAATTCTTCCACAATGGAAATGCCATTGATGATGGAGTCCAAATCAGGGGATCAGGTAAATAGCTCTCTTTCATTTAACATTTCTTTGTCTTGAGCTCATACAGGATGCATTACCTTAGCATACTACTTAGTTAGCCGTCTAGCCACGTTTTCTTCTATCCACTTACATGCAGAACTTTTTGCTCCTGCTACAGTGCAGATAACTGAGTCCTGCAGAATGTCTTCAGGCTTTTCCCTTTCCTACAGCATGAATTGCCACCTTCTCCCTGCCTTCCATCTTCTCTCTTCTACCAAGTTAATGACTCCAACCACTACCTAATTTTTATGACCACAGCGTCTTTGCTTTTTGGTATTTCCACCATTGCTATCTCAGTGGAAAGGACAAGACAGAAATTgttaaaatttctgaaatagATTTAGTACAGAAGAATAAATGCTTCATCAGTCATCTAATGTTTTCCCTCCTCTTGTTTTTTCACCAGGATTCTGTGTAAAACTACTCTGTATCCATCCCATAAGATACAACGGTGCAATTTCCAAGGGACAAGTCCTTGGGAGAATGTTGCCAATGCAAAGAGTATTTCCTGGGATCACATCTCATATTCACATTGAGAACTGCGATCATTCGGATCCTACAAGCAATCTTGAAAGGGGTAAAGGGCAAAGAGattgaaatggaaatgcagtAAATTCCAAATAAATCCATCTCAGCATccaaaagttgttttttcttcccatgcACAAGTTTATACTATCGCCTATTCAATACTTTGCGCCTTACACAAGCAGTGTCTGTTGGATGGCAACAGGGacttggaaaacaaacaaaaaaaagatttgcGTTTTTGTTGGAATTTCTATTTACCAGAGAATCAGGAAATTAGCAAAGACTAGCTTTTTCTAAGTCTGAAAA
Above is a window of Corvus moneduloides isolate bCorMon1 chromosome 15, bCorMon1.pri, whole genome shotgun sequence DNA encoding:
- the LECT2 gene encoding leukocyte cell-derived chemotaxin-2, producing MPALSLIALVSLVATVFTRQLDVHPPQQQHQHWAQICSGNPTNQIRGCDRYGCGNFGADRHGGKGKHSGVDVICSDGATVYAPFSGQLSGPIRFFHNGNAIDDGVQIRGSGYCVKLVCIHPIRYHGQIRRGQQLGKMLPMQKVYPGIISHIHVENCDHSDPTHLLTPAVPPLPQQERGWAAVCAGNPTNEIRGCDRYGCGYYGAPRRNGKGKHRAVDVICADGATVYAPFSGQLSGPVKFFHNGNAIDDGVQIRGSGFCVKLLCIHPIRYNGAISKGQVLGRMLPMQRVFPGITSHIHIENCDHSDPTSNLERGKGQRD